In the genome of Persephonella sp. KM09-Lau-8, one region contains:
- a CDS encoding flagellar biosynthetic protein FliO, with product MLEYTDILRVISSLIIVIVLIYSIYYVINRYGKGILPGQKGLISILDIKYLGKNKGLAIVKANQKYYFISFDEKNVSIIEKWDSLHETEGEIKNKNEKENSSKT from the coding sequence TTGCTTGAATATACAGATATTCTCAGGGTAATTTCCTCACTTATTATTGTTATAGTTCTTATTTACTCTATTTACTATGTTATAAACCGTTATGGCAAGGGTATTCTGCCGGGGCAAAAAGGTTTAATCTCAATTCTGGATATCAAATATTTAGGGAAGAATAAAGGTCTTGCTATAGTAAAAGCAAATCAGAAATATTACTTTATCTCTTTTGACGAAAAAAATGTGAGTATAATAGAAAAATGGGATAGCTTGCATGAGACAGAGGGAGAGATAAAGAATAAAAATGAAAAAGAAAATTCTTCTAAAACTTGA